In Trifolium pratense cultivar HEN17-A07 linkage group LG7, ARS_RC_1.1, whole genome shotgun sequence, a genomic segment contains:
- the LOC123899199 gene encoding uncharacterized protein LOC123899199, whose protein sequence is MSIAEMLQSKPITTCRVVRLSNLGYGEIDPNFIVEYYNKLDNMWFVFNSESGWTVLKYNKSYDNPIIFNGWKELLELHGLPNNIELELDYYGGNCFGIKSFKEPIVETDILPFHSRSIIPHETVFFDIPLTTESVKNKNLILPMDFASYLMDKKIKFITICGDYPHKEHMKVVHSTNPVITKLGNTWKELCQEIPFCAGDTIRFKFAINDPHDRCHMWKLPEITNA, encoded by the exons atgAGTATTGCTGAAATGCTACAATCAAAACCAATTACAACTTGCAGAGTTGTAAGACTTTCTAATCTG GGTTACGGAGAAATAGATCCAAATTTTATTGTCGAATATTATAATAAGTTAGACAATATGTGGTTCGTATTCAATTCAGAAAGTGGTTGGACTGTACTTAAGTACAATAAAAGCTATGATAATCCTATAATCTTTAATGGTTGGAAAGAATTACTTGAACTTCATGGATTGCCTAATAACATTGAACTTGAATTAGACTATTATGGTGGAAACTGTTTTGGAATCAAATCTTTTAAGGAACCTATTGTTGAAACTGATATTTTGCCATTTCACAGTCGTAGTATAATACCACATGAAACTGTGTTTTTTGACATTCCATTGACTACTGAAAGTGTGAAGAACAAAAATTTG attttaccTATGGACTTTGCAAGTTACTTGATGGATAAAAAGATCAAATTTATTACCATATGCGGCGATTATCCCCACAAAGAACATATGAAGGTTGTTCATTCTACCAATCCCGTCATAACAAAATTGGGAAATACCTGGAAAGAGCTGTGTCAAGAAATTCCTTTCTGTGCTGGTGATACAATTCGTTTTAAGTTTGCGATTAACGATCCACACGATCGATGCCACATGTGGAAGCTACCAGAAATTACCAATGCATGA